The following are encoded in a window of Desulfolucanica intricata genomic DNA:
- a CDS encoding TMEM165/GDT1 family protein translates to MCIEFLTWLSTYTLIILCELGDKTQVAVLLLTSNNPGRRWLIFGASALALTLCVLIEVTVGVTLAKYIGPALINRITGIIFLIVGLVTLAQYFKLLEKFKLKKPSNAEEVANNIKYSAE, encoded by the coding sequence ATGTGTATTGAATTTTTAACCTGGTTATCTACCTATACATTAATAATCTTATGTGAACTTGGTGATAAAACACAGGTGGCAGTGCTTTTGCTAACAAGCAATAATCCCGGCAGGCGCTGGCTCATTTTTGGTGCCAGTGCCCTTGCCCTCACTTTATGCGTACTAATTGAAGTAACAGTGGGAGTTACTCTGGCTAAATATATAGGCCCGGCTCTAATTAACAGAATCACCGGCATAATTTTCTTAATTGTGGGTCTGGTTACACTGGCTCAATATTTTAAGTTGCTTGAGAAATTTAAACTAAAAAAACCCTCAAATGCAGAAGAAGTTGCTAATAACATTAAATACTCCGCAGAATAA
- a CDS encoding TMEM165/GDT1 family protein, giving the protein MEHKLTGIFNWRLFLSTLGVVFISEMGDKTQITTMLLAGAKPAYVLWVALGSAMALICTSFIEVIIGSQVIARYIKPETIKLLSGITFLILGTLLVFGLMGNVELNL; this is encoded by the coding sequence CTGGAGCACAAGTTAACCGGTATTTTCAACTGGCGGTTATTTCTTTCTACTCTGGGGGTAGTTTTTATATCTGAAATGGGTGATAAAACACAAATTACAACCATGCTTCTGGCCGGGGCAAAACCTGCTTATGTCCTTTGGGTAGCCCTGGGATCGGCTATGGCGTTAATCTGCACCTCTTTTATAGAAGTAATTATCGGTTCCCAAGTGATTGCCCGCTATATAAAGCCTGAAACCATTAAATTACTCTCAGGAATAACATTTCTTATACTGGGAACTTTACTGGTCTTCGGCCTGATGGGAAATGTAGAATTAAATTTATAA
- the hisG gene encoding ATP phosphoribosyltransferase, whose protein sequence is MKLRLGLPKGSLQEATFQLFRRAGFNISASKRSYFPTIDDPEIEVLLMRAQEIPRYVHEGVLDAGLSGLDWITENEADVIEVADLVYSKQTNNPIRLVLAVANDSAIKEVKDLQGKRVATELVNVTQKFLKSCGVEAAVEYSYGATEVKVPHLVDAIADLTETGSSLRAHNLRVIATILESTTKLHANKKSWEDRWKREKLQNLAVLLLGALRADSKVGLKMNVPEEKLKDILDILPAMKKPTIAKLVDSNWLAIEVVLDEKQVRDLIPAIKRAGAQDIIEYPLKKVIP, encoded by the coding sequence GTGAAATTGCGTCTCGGCCTTCCCAAAGGTAGTTTACAGGAAGCCACTTTTCAACTGTTCAGGCGGGCGGGCTTTAACATCTCAGCCAGCAAGCGCTCTTATTTTCCCACTATAGATGACCCGGAAATTGAGGTTTTACTAATGCGGGCCCAGGAAATTCCCCGCTATGTACATGAGGGTGTTCTGGATGCGGGGTTAAGCGGTTTGGATTGGATTACTGAAAATGAGGCAGATGTAATAGAAGTAGCCGATTTAGTATACTCCAAGCAGACCAATAATCCCATACGATTGGTTCTGGCTGTAGCCAATGACAGCGCTATTAAAGAAGTTAAAGATTTACAGGGTAAACGTGTAGCTACGGAGCTGGTAAATGTTACCCAAAAATTCCTAAAAAGCTGCGGTGTAGAAGCTGCCGTAGAATACTCCTATGGGGCCACCGAAGTTAAAGTGCCGCATCTGGTAGATGCTATTGCGGATTTAACGGAAACGGGAAGTTCCCTTAGGGCTCATAATCTGCGTGTAATTGCTACCATTCTTGAATCAACTACAAAATTACATGCCAACAAGAAGTCATGGGAAGATCGGTGGAAACGAGAAAAATTACAAAACCTCGCCGTACTGCTGCTCGGGGCACTCCGGGCGGATTCCAAGGTAGGTCTTAAAATGAATGTACCTGAAGAAAAGCTTAAAGATATTCTGGACATTTTACCGGCCATGAAAAAACCTACCATAGCCAAATTAGTAGACAGCAACTGGCTGGCAATTGAGGTTGTACTGGATGAAAAGCAGGTGCGGGATTTAATACCGGCTATTAAGCGTGCCGGGGCACAAGATATTATTGAATACCCTTTAAAAAAAGTTATCCCTTAA